A window from Thermodesulforhabdaceae bacterium encodes these proteins:
- a CDS encoding DVU0150 family protein — protein MMKRLFSTILGMFTAVAVLLPTMAMAAGGGKVANVVIVADPRKVHGVLAWWANLYNESHIYFALLTIIIIPLIGVIFGLVADWVMSSMGIDLKSRELAEH, from the coding sequence ATGATGAAAAGGCTTTTTTCAACGATACTTGGTATGTTTACTGCGGTAGCAGTGTTGCTACCCACTATGGCCATGGCTGCTGGTGGAGGCAAAGTGGCGAATGTTGTTATCGTTGCCGATCCACGAAAGGTTCACGGAGTTTTGGCCTGGTGGGCAAACCTTTATAACGAAAGCCACATCTACTTCGCTCTCCTTACGATAATCATCATCCCCTTGATAGGGGTAATATTCGGGCTCGTTGCTGACTGGGTAATGTCTTCCATGGGTATCGACTTAAAATCTCGGGAACTTGCAGAACACTAA
- a CDS encoding universal stress protein, translating into MGQRILVATDGSEHAMKAVQKALEFAEKESAEVTIISVAYYAKDFFDEMPLNIQTKLENQAKSALDRAKALFDEKNIPVKTHLEAGLVPANNILRFAQEQKFDIIILGSTGISGFMRTLIGSTAAKVVAQAPCSVLVVR; encoded by the coding sequence AACACGCCATGAAGGCAGTTCAAAAAGCCTTGGAATTTGCGGAAAAGGAGAGTGCGGAAGTAACCATAATTTCTGTAGCATATTATGCCAAGGATTTTTTTGATGAAATGCCTCTCAACATCCAGACAAAGCTTGAGAATCAAGCAAAATCAGCTCTGGATCGTGCAAAGGCTCTGTTTGATGAAAAGAATATCCCCGTAAAGACTCATCTGGAAGCCGGCTTAGTTCCAGCAAACAACATCCTTAGATTCGCACAGGAACAAAAGTTCGACATCATAATTCTGGGAAGTACGGGCATTTCGGGTTTTATGAGAACTTTAATCGGCTCAACAGCCGCAAAGGTAGTAGCCCAGGCACCTTGCAGTGTCCTGGTTGTAAGATAA